CGAGAAGAACGACGACGAGAAGGTGAAGAAGGGCGAGGCCGTCCCCGAGATCCCCGAAGGCGACGCGGTCGTCGAACGAAACCTGGCGCTCGAGGAGGCGACCGACGAGTTCGACAGGCTCCTGTTGCTGCTCGATGGGCTTGAGTGGGACGACCCGATCACGGAGAAGCCGACGCTCGGAACGACGGAGATCTGGAACCTGGTGAACCTGACCGAGGACACGCACCCGATCCACCTCCACGCGGTGCAGTTCCAGGTCCTCGGCCGCCAGCCGTTCGACGTCGCCGAGTTCGAAGCCAGCGGCGAGGTCGTTCCGACCGGTGACGAGCAGCCGCCGGAGCCGAACGAAGGGGGGTGGAAGGACACCGTCAACGCGAACCCCGAGGAGGTGACGCGGATCATCGCCCACTTCGGGAAGTTCGACGGGCTGTTCGCGGACCATCCCGGCGAGTTCGTCTGGCACTGCCATATTCTCGAACACGAGGACCACGAGATGATGCGACCGTACGTGATCGTTGAGGGCGAGAAGAGAGAACACCGGGATCTGAAGAAAAAGGACGCGAGGGACGACGAACAGGGGGACGAGAAGGGCTGATCCCCTCCCGTTGGGACGACGGACGGGAGGAGTTACCGGAGCCCCATCTCGCGGACGTAGATCTGTTCGTCGATCCGCGGCTCCCACTCGATCCGCTCGTCGATCCCGTAGATGTTGTAGTGCTGGTGGAGGAAGACCCACGGCGCGAGCTCGTGGAGCCGTTCGTTGATCTCGAAGTAGAGCTCCTCTCTCTCGTCGAGGTCCGGCTCGGCTTCGGCCTGCGCGAAGAGGTCGTCTACCCCCTCGTCGCTGAAGGACGTGATCGCTCCGGTCGAGGAGAGCGGCGGCATCGCGATCGCGCTCGTCTCGAAGGTGGCGTTGCCCCAGCTGATCAGGTACATCTCGGGGGAGGTCTCGATATCGCCGTCGAGCAGTTCGTCGACGAGCGAGCCGAACTCGCGCTGTTGGACCTCACAGGAGACGCCCTCCAGCTCGTCGATGTAGCCCGCCGCGGCCTGGGCGACCTCGACGTCGCCGAAGACGTCGCCGATCGGGGTGTGCAGTTCGATGTCGACGTCGGTGTAGCCGCTTTCACTCACTAGCTCCGCGGCCCGATCCGGGTCGTACGGGTAGGGGTCCAGGTCGGGGTTGAACCCGAAGAAGCCCTCCATCGAGGGCTGACTCGTCGGCTCGCCGAAGCCCGAGAGTACCGACTCGATGATCGCCTCCAGGTCGATCGCGTAGTTCATCGCCTGACGGAACTCGACGCTGTCGAAGGGCTCGACGTCGTAGCGCATCGCGACGTAGACGATCCGGGTCGCCGGCGAGGAGTCCACCCGCCGCTCCGGGTCGTCCTCGACGCTCGGTGCGTCGTCGGGGTGGAGGTCGGTGATGAAGTCGGCCTCGCCCGCGGCGAGCGCGCTGTACCGGGTGCTCGTCTCGGGCTGGCCCTGGAAGGTCACCGCCGGGATCGCGGGCTCGTCGTCCCAGTACCCCTCGAACCGGGTGAGCGAGAGTTCGACGTCCTCTTCGTACTCCTCGATCCGGTACGGTCCGGTCCCGTTCATGTCGGTCGCGACCTCGTCCGGGTCGCGCGACTCGACCCACTCCTCGCTCACGACGGTCATGTAGGCGGCGAACAGCGAGAAGACCGCCGGGTTCACCGTGTCCATCAGCACGTCGACCGCGCCGTCGTCGGTCACCTCCGCGCCGACCACTCCCGAGAGCTGATCGGCCTGCGGGCTCGCGATTCCTACGTCCGGATCGACCATCCGGCGGATGCTGTAGGCGACGTCCTCGGGGGTCAGCTCCGAGCCGTCGTGGAACTCGACGTCCTCTCGGATCTCGAAGCGGACCGTCTCGTCGTCGACCCGCTCGTAGTCCGTCGCGAGCACGGCGATGATCTCGGCGTCCCGATCCCGACGGATCAGCCCCTCGTAGGTCTGTGAGAGCGTCCGCGTCGTCACCGCCTCGCGGTGGGCGTGCGGGTCGAGCGTCGTCCCGATCGCGTCCTGCACGACCGTGATCCCCTCCTCGTCGGGGTCGCTCGCCTCGTCGGACGCACCGTCGGAGTCCTCCGCTTCCTCGTCTTCCTCCTCGTTCGGATCGGGCTCCTCGTCGCCGACACACCCCGCGAGAATGGCCGAGACCGCGCCGGCACCCGCGTACCGCAACACCGTTCGCCGCCCGATCGTGAGCTTACCACTCATACACGTGATCCGAAGCTACCGCCCAAGACGGTTTCGTTAGCGGCGAACTCCAAGCACGCCCGAT
This region of Halalkalicoccus sp. CGA53 genomic DNA includes:
- a CDS encoding ABC transporter substrate-binding protein; its protein translation is MSGKLTIGRRTVLRYAGAGAVSAILAGCVGDEEPDPNEEEDEEAEDSDGASDEASDPDEEGITVVQDAIGTTLDPHAHREAVTTRTLSQTYEGLIRRDRDAEIIAVLATDYERVDDETVRFEIREDVEFHDGSELTPEDVAYSIRRMVDPDVGIASPQADQLSGVVGAEVTDDGAVDVLMDTVNPAVFSLFAAYMTVVSEEWVESRDPDEVATDMNGTGPYRIEEYEEDVELSLTRFEGYWDDEPAIPAVTFQGQPETSTRYSALAAGEADFITDLHPDDAPSVEDDPERRVDSSPATRIVYVAMRYDVEPFDSVEFRQAMNYAIDLEAIIESVLSGFGEPTSQPSMEGFFGFNPDLDPYPYDPDRAAELVSESGYTDVDIELHTPIGDVFGDVEVAQAAAGYIDELEGVSCEVQQREFGSLVDELLDGDIETSPEMYLISWGNATFETSAIAMPPLSSTGAITSFSDEGVDDLFAQAEAEPDLDEREELYFEINERLHELAPWVFLHQHYNIYGIDERIEWEPRIDEQIYVREMGLR